A DNA window from Streptomyces canus contains the following coding sequences:
- a CDS encoding acyl-CoA dehydrogenase family protein, which translates to MEFGFTDEDEAFRIEVREWLSSHADGSQDRRSWERTLGKSGWIGLGWGESGYGNRTATLTQQVVWAEEYVRSGAPARSGHIGEKLLAPTLLAHGTDEQKARFLPPVAAGEELWCQGYSEPGAGSDLAGVRTRATRVEDGTYRISGQKIWTSLAHEADWCFVLARTDPESRRHHGLSFLLVPMDQPGRIEVRPIRQLTGTSEFNEVFFDGAHARAEHAVGGEGHGWQVAMSLLGFERGVSTLAQQVGFAQELERVVQAAVRTGAVSDPVVRALLVRQWAELRTMRWNALRTLGGSGDAGASSVAKLLWAGWHQRLGELAMLVRGAEAAVGPGDWSPSSPYELDALQHLFLFSRADTIYGGSDQIQRTIIAERVLGLPREPKGVV; encoded by the coding sequence GTGGAATTTGGGTTCACCGATGAGGATGAGGCGTTCCGAATCGAGGTCCGGGAATGGCTCTCCAGTCACGCTGATGGTTCTCAGGACCGTCGTAGTTGGGAACGAACCCTTGGGAAGTCCGGGTGGATCGGTCTTGGTTGGGGTGAGTCCGGATACGGGAATCGGACTGCCACGCTTACCCAACAAGTCGTCTGGGCCGAGGAATATGTGCGGTCGGGGGCGCCGGCTCGGTCCGGGCATATTGGGGAGAAGCTGCTGGCTCCCACTCTCCTCGCGCACGGTACGGACGAGCAGAAGGCGCGCTTTCTTCCTCCCGTCGCCGCCGGGGAGGAGTTGTGGTGCCAGGGGTACAGCGAACCCGGGGCGGGGTCCGACCTCGCGGGGGTGCGGACCAGGGCCACGCGGGTCGAGGACGGGACGTATCGGATCAGCGGACAGAAGATCTGGACGTCCCTCGCTCACGAGGCGGACTGGTGTTTCGTCCTCGCACGGACCGATCCGGAGTCCCGTCGGCATCACGGGCTGTCGTTTCTCCTCGTTCCCATGGACCAGCCGGGGCGCATCGAGGTGCGGCCCATTCGGCAGCTGACCGGGACCAGTGAGTTCAACGAGGTCTTCTTCGACGGGGCACACGCGCGCGCGGAGCATGCCGTCGGGGGCGAGGGGCACGGCTGGCAGGTGGCGATGAGTCTGTTGGGGTTCGAGCGCGGGGTGTCCACGCTGGCCCAACAGGTCGGGTTCGCCCAGGAGTTGGAGCGGGTGGTGCAGGCCGCCGTACGGACTGGCGCGGTTTCCGATCCGGTCGTGCGGGCGCTGCTCGTGCGGCAGTGGGCCGAGTTGCGGACCATGCGGTGGAACGCCCTGCGGACGCTGGGGGGTTCGGGGGACGCCGGGGCATCCAGCGTGGCCAAGCTGCTGTGGGCGGGGTGGCATCAACGGCTCGGCGAGCTGGCGATGCTCGTGCGGGGGGCGGAGGCTGCGGTCGGGCCCGGGGACTGGTCCCCTTCCTCGCCGTACGAACTCGACGCCCTGCAGCACCTGTTCCTGTTCTCGCGGGCCGACACCATCTACGGCGGCTCGGACCAGATCCAGCGCACCATCATCGCCGAGCGGGTGCTCGGTCTGCCCAGGGAACCCAAGGGGGTCGTCTGA
- a CDS encoding SDR family oxidoreductase, translating to MGNFLAGRVVAVTGAGRGIGRAVALAAAREGARVVVNDYGVSVDGASPASDVASGVVKEIEAAGGEAVAVADDISTMAGGQRVVDTALSSYGRLDGVVCVAGILRERMLFNMTEEEWDPVVATHLKGTFTVFRAASAVMRKQRAGTLIGFTSGNHQGSVSQANYSAAKGGIISLVRSAALGLHKYGVTANAVAPVARTRMSANVPFELTEIGEPEDVAAMVVYLLSARAQEITGQVYTVAGPKIAVWAQPRELRAAYASGGWTPETIAEFLPGSVGVDPMPLLSGPGA from the coding sequence ATGGGGAACTTCTTGGCAGGCAGGGTCGTCGCCGTGACCGGTGCGGGGCGGGGGATCGGGCGGGCGGTCGCGCTGGCCGCGGCGAGGGAGGGGGCGCGCGTCGTCGTCAACGACTACGGCGTCTCCGTGGACGGGGCGTCCCCTGCGAGCGATGTCGCTTCGGGTGTGGTGAAGGAGATCGAGGCGGCCGGGGGCGAGGCCGTCGCCGTGGCCGACGACATCTCGACGATGGCGGGCGGTCAGCGGGTGGTCGATACCGCGTTGTCCTCTTACGGGCGGCTCGACGGTGTCGTCTGTGTCGCCGGGATTCTGCGTGAGCGGATGCTGTTCAACATGACCGAGGAGGAGTGGGATCCGGTCGTCGCCACGCATCTGAAGGGGACGTTCACGGTGTTCCGGGCGGCCTCCGCGGTGATGCGGAAGCAGCGGGCGGGGACGTTGATCGGGTTCACCAGCGGGAATCACCAGGGGTCGGTTTCGCAGGCGAATTACAGCGCGGCGAAGGGCGGGATCATTTCGCTGGTCCGCAGTGCGGCGCTCGGGCTGCACAAATACGGGGTGACCGCGAACGCGGTGGCGCCCGTCGCCCGTACGCGGATGTCGGCGAACGTGCCGTTCGAGCTGACGGAGATCGGGGAGCCGGAGGACGTGGCCGCCATGGTGGTCTACCTGCTGTCGGCGCGGGCTCAGGAGATCACCGGGCAGGTGTACACCGTGGCGGGGCCGAAGATCGCGGTGTGGGCTCAGCCTCGGGAGCTGCGCGCCGCGTATGCCTCCGGCGGGTGGACGCCGGAGACGATCGCGGAGTTTTTGCCGGGGAGCGTGGGCGTGGATCCGATGCCGTTGCTTTCTGGGCCGGGTGCCTAG
- a CDS encoding cyclase family protein produces MSLPAAFHDIAKRVNNWGRWGADDEIGTLNLITDEVVREAAATVRTGCRIPLALPLRQDGVQTGMMPGRVNPLHVMVQINQEIFGPGTVACSDDAVTMGLQAATHWDALTHVSHSGMLYNGRPAGTITPHGGAEFSGIDKARHVVSRGVLLDVARARGVDRLDGGHAVTPEDLEAAEELAGTRVRAGDIVLVRTGQIQVYLAGDKEAYAYPSPGLSVRTPEWFHARDVAAVANDTLTFEIFPPEIEDLWLPVHALDLVEMGMLQGQNWNLEELSTACGQLGRYAFLLSAMPEPFAGGTGTPVAPVAVL; encoded by the coding sequence ATGTCACTTCCGGCCGCGTTCCACGACATCGCCAAGCGCGTGAACAACTGGGGTCGTTGGGGCGCCGACGACGAGATCGGTACCCTGAACCTGATCACCGACGAGGTCGTCCGCGAGGCCGCCGCGACCGTCCGCACGGGTTGTCGCATCCCCCTCGCCCTGCCGCTCAGGCAGGACGGCGTGCAGACCGGGATGATGCCGGGCCGGGTCAACCCCCTGCATGTGATGGTGCAGATCAACCAGGAGATCTTCGGCCCGGGGACGGTCGCGTGCAGCGACGACGCGGTGACCATGGGCCTGCAGGCCGCCACCCACTGGGACGCACTCACCCACGTCTCGCACTCCGGCATGCTCTACAACGGACGCCCGGCCGGCACCATCACCCCGCACGGCGGCGCCGAGTTCAGCGGGATCGACAAGGCGCGGCACGTCGTCTCGCGCGGGGTGCTGCTCGACGTGGCCCGCGCGCGGGGTGTGGACCGGCTCGACGGCGGCCACGCCGTGACCCCCGAGGACCTGGAGGCCGCCGAGGAACTCGCGGGCACGCGCGTGCGTGCCGGCGACATCGTGCTCGTACGGACCGGACAGATCCAGGTGTATCTCGCCGGGGACAAGGAGGCGTACGCCTATCCGTCGCCGGGCCTGTCGGTCCGCACCCCGGAGTGGTTCCACGCGCGCGATGTCGCGGCGGTCGCCAACGACACGCTCACGTTCGAGATCTTCCCGCCCGAGATCGAGGATCTGTGGCTGCCGGTGCATGCCCTGGACCTGGTGGAGATGGGGATGCTGCAGGGCCAGAACTGGAACCTGGAGGAATTGTCCACAGCCTGTGGACAACTTGGCCGGTACGCGTTCCTGCTGTCGGCGATGCCCGAGCCGTTCGCCGGCGGCACCGGAACGCCCGTGGCCCCGGTGGCCGTTCTGTGA
- a CDS encoding ATP-binding protein, producing the protein MQLEIRPDPAEVGRARRWARSRLAVCGIEVDEPLAEILILLVSELVTNAVVHTGRPAVLRLSLPDAEVESTTVRLEVADRSGRAPVPRCVDGEATGGRGLALVDGLADRWGWSPEGAGKSIWCELDRCEQPRRSADAYDIEASPYEGFAFEAV; encoded by the coding sequence GTGCAGCTGGAGATCCGGCCCGACCCCGCAGAGGTGGGGCGAGCCCGGCGGTGGGCCCGTTCGCGGCTCGCCGTATGCGGGATAGAGGTCGACGAACCGCTTGCCGAGATCCTGATCCTCCTCGTGTCGGAGCTCGTCACCAATGCCGTGGTGCACACCGGCCGACCGGCCGTTCTGCGGCTGTCCCTGCCGGATGCCGAGGTGGAGTCGACCACCGTCCGCCTTGAGGTCGCCGACCGCAGCGGCCGGGCCCCGGTGCCGCGCTGCGTCGACGGTGAGGCGACCGGCGGCCGCGGCCTCGCCCTCGTCGACGGCCTCGCGGACCGCTGGGGCTGGAGCCCCGAAGGTGCAGGCAAGAGCATCTGGTGCGAACTCGACCGCTGCGAGCAGCCGCGAAGGAGCGCGGACGCCTACGACATCGAGGCCTCGCCCTACGAGGGGTTCGCGTTCGAGGCGGTGTGA
- a CDS encoding acyl-CoA dehydrogenase family protein: protein MPGSPSAAAPGSPSLAAAGASCVAAPGSSSVEGAGSSSAAVGGSSSAGASGSAFVAGSGSRSAAVPGSSLVEGAGSSSAAVSGVSSGEAAGRSSATAPARDPAPSVLPVSRSPRCADPVAVLLTAAEQLGTATRVCELAVQHAGTREQFGQPIGAFQAVKHLCAQMLVRAETARAAVYAAAVTADPVDVAAARLLADEAAERGARDCLQVHGGMGFTWECEVQLHLKRAWVRARRAGGGAESEELLAVDLLA, encoded by the coding sequence ATGCCCGGGTCGCCGTCGGCTGCCGCGCCCGGTTCGCCTTCCCTCGCCGCTGCCGGTGCGTCTTGCGTGGCCGCGCCGGGCTCGTCTTCCGTCGAGGGCGCCGGTTCGTCTTCCGCGGCTGTCGGTGGTTCGTCGTCGGCTGGCGCGTCCGGCTCGGCTTTCGTCGCCGGTTCCGGTTCGCGTTCGGCGGCTGTGCCGGGCTCGTCTCTCGTCGAGGGCGCCGGTTCGTCTTCCGCGGCTGTGTCTGGCGTGTCTTCCGGCGAGGCTGCCGGCCGGTCCTCCGCCACCGCCCCCGCGCGCGACCCCGCACCGTCAGTTCTCCCCGTGTCCCGATCCCCCCGCTGCGCCGACCCCGTCGCCGTACTCCTGACCGCCGCCGAGCAGCTCGGTACCGCCACGCGCGTGTGTGAGCTCGCCGTGCAACACGCCGGGACGCGGGAGCAGTTCGGGCAGCCGATCGGGGCCTTCCAGGCGGTCAAGCACCTGTGTGCGCAGATGCTGGTGCGGGCGGAAACGGCCCGGGCCGCGGTGTACGCGGCCGCCGTGACCGCCGACCCGGTGGACGTCGCCGCGGCCCGGCTGCTGGCCGACGAGGCCGCCGAGCGGGGTGCCCGGGACTGTCTCCAGGTGCACGGAGGCATGGGCTTCACCTGGGAGTGCGAGGTGCAGCTGCATCTGAAGCGGGCCTGGGTGCGGGCCCGGAGGGCCGGCGGCGGTGCGGAGAGTGAGGAGTTGCTCGCCGTCGATCTGTTGGCCTGA
- a CDS encoding acyl-CoA dehydrogenase family protein, whose amino-acid sequence MDLAYTPEEEEFRARLREWLAKALPTLPPKPSPEDWPGRRAYDLGWQRMLYDAGYAHVHWDASPTTRLIFLEETEAAGAPYVGAGFVGLLHAGPTIAAEGTAEQRERWLPPILRGEEVWCQGFSEPDAGSDLAALRTRARRDGDDYVVSGSKIWTSHAEVADWCELLVRTDPAAAKHRGITWLAMPMSSPGVVVRPLRTLAGSAEFAEVFLDEVRVPVANRVGEENDGWRVTMVTLSFERGTAFVGEVVACRRVLGELARTARENGRWDDPVLRRRLGRLNAEFRALWRLTQWNVSEAEASGGVPGVGGSVFKLRYSHARQELYDAAADVLGPDSLDLERPWVLDRLSSLSYTIAAGTSQIQRNIVAERILGLPKGR is encoded by the coding sequence ATGGATCTCGCGTACACGCCGGAAGAGGAGGAGTTCCGGGCGCGGCTGCGGGAGTGGCTCGCCAAGGCGCTCCCCACGCTGCCGCCGAAGCCCTCCCCGGAGGACTGGCCCGGGCGCAGGGCCTACGACCTCGGCTGGCAGCGCATGCTGTACGACGCCGGGTACGCGCACGTGCACTGGGACGCGTCGCCCACCACGCGGCTGATCTTCCTGGAGGAGACGGAGGCCGCGGGCGCGCCCTATGTGGGCGCCGGATTCGTCGGACTGCTCCACGCGGGACCGACGATCGCCGCCGAGGGCACCGCCGAGCAGCGGGAACGCTGGCTGCCGCCGATCCTGCGGGGCGAGGAGGTCTGGTGCCAGGGGTTCAGCGAACCGGACGCCGGGAGCGACCTCGCGGCGCTGCGCACGCGCGCGCGTAGGGACGGCGACGACTATGTGGTGAGCGGGTCGAAGATCTGGACCTCGCACGCCGAAGTGGCCGACTGGTGCGAGCTGCTGGTGCGGACGGATCCGGCGGCTGCGAAGCACCGGGGCATCACCTGGCTCGCGATGCCCATGTCCTCGCCCGGTGTCGTGGTGCGCCCCTTGCGCACGCTCGCCGGGTCCGCCGAGTTCGCCGAGGTGTTCCTCGACGAGGTGCGAGTGCCGGTGGCGAACCGGGTGGGCGAGGAGAACGACGGCTGGCGCGTGACCATGGTGACGCTGTCCTTCGAGCGCGGTACGGCCTTCGTGGGCGAGGTCGTCGCCTGTCGGCGGGTGCTGGGCGAACTCGCCCGTACGGCACGGGAGAACGGGCGCTGGGACGATCCCGTGCTGAGGCGGCGGCTGGGGCGGCTGAACGCCGAGTTCCGTGCGTTGTGGCGGCTGACGCAGTGGAACGTGAGCGAGGCCGAGGCGAGTGGCGGGGTGCCGGGGGTGGGGGGGTCGGTGTTCAAACTCCGCTATTCGCACGCCCGCCAGGAGTTGTACGACGCCGCTGCGGACGTACTGGGGCCGGACAGCCTGGATCTCGAACGGCCTTGGGTGCTCGACCGGTTGTCCTCGCTGTCGTACACGATCGCGGCCGGGACCTCGCAGATTCAGCGGAACATCGTGGCCGAGCGGATTCTCGGGCTGCCGAAGGGGCGTTGA
- a CDS encoding class I adenylate-forming enzyme family protein, which produces MTDIAHALSASRTLWELVARRADLTPDRRVLLQDDRALTFGELRARAERVAAGLYDMGVRPGTVVAWQLPTRIETALLSFALARLGAVQSPVIPFYRDREVAFALRESKAEFFAVPGLWRGFDHTEMARRLGAKGVFEAYDDLPDGDPAVLPAPPADGTSVRWIYWTSGTTSDPKGVLHTDRSLIAGGSCLAHALRLTADDVGSMAFPYAHIAGPDYTVMLLLYGFPAVMFEQFALPEALEGYRRHGVTVAGGSTAFYSMFLTEQRKRPGEKIIPSLRLLAGGGAPKPPEVYHAVVRELGVQLTHGYGMTEVPMITMGDPDDTVENLATTEGRPPQGMSVRIVDGEVRLKGEAVCQGYLDPSQTAEAFDEEGYLRTGDLGRLTATGHLVLTGRLKDVIIRKGENISAKEIEDLLAAHPAVGDVAVIGLPDAERGERVCAVVEQPEGAGRLTLDAVTAYLRAEGLSTHKLPEQVEVVDALPRNETLRKVLKYKLRERYSGTVK; this is translated from the coding sequence GTGACCGACATCGCCCACGCGCTCAGCGCGTCCCGCACCCTCTGGGAGCTGGTCGCCCGCCGCGCCGACCTGACCCCCGACCGCCGGGTCCTTCTCCAGGATGACCGCGCGCTCACCTTCGGCGAGCTACGCGCGCGTGCCGAGCGGGTGGCGGCCGGCCTGTACGACATGGGCGTACGCCCCGGCACGGTCGTCGCCTGGCAGCTGCCCACCCGTATCGAGACGGCCCTGCTCTCCTTCGCGCTCGCCCGTCTGGGCGCCGTGCAGTCGCCCGTCATCCCCTTCTACCGGGACCGCGAAGTCGCCTTCGCCCTGAGGGAGTCGAAGGCGGAGTTCTTCGCGGTACCGGGCCTCTGGCGCGGCTTCGACCACACGGAGATGGCCCGGCGGCTCGGCGCGAAGGGCGTCTTCGAGGCGTACGACGACCTCCCTGACGGCGATCCGGCCGTCCTCCCCGCCCCGCCCGCCGACGGCACCTCCGTCCGGTGGATCTACTGGACCTCGGGAACCACCTCCGACCCCAAGGGCGTTCTCCACACGGACCGTTCGCTGATCGCGGGCGGCTCCTGCCTCGCGCACGCGCTGCGCCTCACGGCGGACGACGTGGGGTCGATGGCCTTCCCGTACGCGCACATCGCGGGCCCGGACTACACCGTCATGCTGCTGCTGTACGGCTTCCCGGCGGTGATGTTCGAGCAGTTCGCCCTGCCGGAGGCGCTGGAGGGATACCGCCGCCACGGGGTGACGGTGGCGGGCGGTTCGACGGCGTTCTACTCGATGTTCCTCACCGAGCAGCGCAAGCGGCCGGGCGAGAAGATCATCCCCTCCCTGCGGCTGCTCGCGGGCGGCGGGGCACCCAAGCCGCCGGAGGTCTATCACGCCGTCGTACGGGAGCTGGGGGTGCAGTTGACACACGGGTACGGCATGACCGAGGTGCCGATGATCACCATGGGCGATCCGGACGACACGGTGGAGAACCTGGCGACGACCGAGGGACGGCCGCCGCAGGGGATGTCCGTGCGGATCGTGGACGGGGAGGTGCGGCTGAAGGGGGAGGCGGTGTGTCAGGGCTATCTCGACCCGTCCCAGACGGCGGAGGCCTTCGACGAGGAGGGCTACCTGCGCACAGGTGATCTCGGACGTCTCACGGCCACCGGCCACCTGGTGCTGACCGGACGGCTCAAGGACGTGATCATCCGCAAGGGCGAGAACATCTCGGCGAAGGAGATCGAGGACCTGCTGGCCGCGCATCCGGCCGTCGGGGACGTGGCGGTGATCGGGCTGCCGGACGCCGAGCGCGGGGAACGCGTGTGTGCCGTGGTGGAACAGCCCGAGGGGGCCGGGAGGTTGACCCTGGACGCCGTGACCGCGTATCTGCGCGCGGAAGGGCTGTCGACCCACAAGCTGCCGGAGCAGGTGGAGGTGGTGGACGCCCTCCCGCGCAACGAGACCCTGCGGAAGGTCCTGAAATACAAGCTCAGGGAGCGCTATTCGGGCACGGTGAAGTAG
- a CDS encoding EF-hand domain-containing protein, which produces MVSSEYERRIAGRFVTFDQDGNGYIDREDFNVAAKALLTEFGTAARSDKGQALYVGAEAFWQGMAGIADRDGDQRITRDEFVNGAVKRLRDNPERFAEIARPFLHAALAVADQDGDGRATVEDTARVLRILGVSEDIARAAAATLDTDGDGKVGEDEIVPAFARYFTVPE; this is translated from the coding sequence ATGGTCAGCAGCGAGTACGAGCGCAGGATCGCCGGCCGGTTCGTCACCTTCGACCAGGACGGCAACGGCTACATCGACCGCGAGGACTTCAACGTGGCGGCCAAGGCGCTGCTCACGGAGTTCGGTACCGCGGCACGCTCCGACAAGGGACAGGCGCTGTACGTCGGCGCGGAGGCGTTCTGGCAGGGCATGGCCGGGATCGCGGACCGGGACGGAGACCAGCGGATCACCCGGGACGAGTTCGTGAACGGCGCGGTCAAGCGGCTGCGCGACAACCCGGAACGCTTCGCCGAGATCGCCCGGCCCTTCCTGCACGCCGCGCTTGCCGTCGCGGACCAGGACGGCGACGGACGCGCCACCGTCGAGGACACCGCGCGCGTGCTGAGGATCCTCGGTGTGAGCGAGGACATCGCGCGGGCCGCCGCGGCCACCCTGGACACCGACGGCGACGGCAAGGTCGGTGAGGACGAGATCGTGCCCGCCTTCGCCCGCTACTTCACCGTGCCCGAATAG
- a CDS encoding STAS domain-containing protein — protein MVVAFNVTGNEQGDWTVLSVSGELDLVTSPVLRQRVHDVVAEGRHSLVLDLSDVYFCDSSGVGVLIASRRLIRSCQGDLRLILPAQGAADGSHVNRVLGALGVRRLFEVHPDLDSATDEEAGPLSA, from the coding sequence ATGGTGGTGGCGTTCAATGTGACCGGCAATGAGCAGGGCGACTGGACCGTGCTCAGTGTCTCGGGCGAGCTGGACCTGGTGACCTCGCCGGTGCTCCGCCAGCGCGTCCACGACGTGGTGGCCGAGGGGCGCCACAGTCTCGTCCTCGACCTCTCGGATGTGTACTTCTGTGACTCCAGCGGTGTCGGCGTCCTCATCGCCTCCCGCCGTCTGATCCGCTCCTGCCAGGGTGATCTGCGCCTGATACTGCCGGCCCAGGGCGCCGCCGACGGCTCCCACGTCAACCGCGTCCTCGGCGCCCTCGGCGTCCGCCGCCTGTTCGAGGTCCACCCGGACCTGGACTCGGCGACCGACGAGGAGGCGGGACCACTGTCGGCCTGA
- a CDS encoding sigma-70 family RNA polymerase sigma factor, giving the protein MAKKDAPPRWDRKMQQRLARGEAAALGELYDRFASLVHGLAHRVLGDERAADGITREVFVHVWEHPEAYDPKQGPLRSWVAGLTHRLAVQRLRATETAALTQGTDGSTEELERKVRHASVAARADYIVQSMPTPLRAALELAYFQRRDYRQAAADLSITEDEARRRLRLGLQLLSTAHDTGAPGAPPGYGGAA; this is encoded by the coding sequence ATGGCGAAGAAGGACGCACCGCCCCGCTGGGACCGCAAGATGCAGCAGCGGCTCGCACGCGGTGAGGCGGCCGCCCTCGGCGAGCTCTATGACCGTTTCGCTTCACTCGTGCACGGCCTCGCCCATCGCGTGCTCGGAGACGAACGCGCGGCCGACGGCATCACACGGGAGGTCTTCGTCCACGTCTGGGAGCACCCCGAGGCCTACGACCCCAAGCAGGGCCCGCTGCGCTCCTGGGTCGCCGGGCTGACCCACCGCCTGGCCGTGCAGCGGCTGCGCGCCACCGAGACCGCCGCGCTCACCCAGGGCACCGACGGCTCCACCGAGGAACTGGAGCGCAAGGTGCGCCACGCCTCGGTCGCCGCCCGCGCCGACTACATCGTCCAGTCCATGCCCACCCCGCTGCGGGCCGCCCTGGAGCTGGCCTACTTCCAGCGCCGTGACTACCGCCAGGCGGCCGCCGACCTCAGCATCACCGAGGACGAGGCCCGCCGCCGCCTCCGCCTGGGCCTGCAACTCCTGTCCACGGCCCACGACACGGGAGCGCCTGGAGCGCCGCCGGGATACGGAGGCGCGGCGTGA
- a CDS encoding zf-HC2 domain-containing protein produces the protein MDPGRPGNPGPGGTDGEGDPTRPGAGGAGSAGDGGPDNPDDPAGNTSHGTGPQHPPRIPLPRASVEDTGRPLPVLEEPAPSAPLVLEHRVLKALLGAWALAACSAEETAAVEDHLGVCGACADEALRLRGAVGLLQRPESLDLDPGLRTRVLDSCLDRRPPRIPMPEWATPYDAETARLDALLQDFGDAEWHAPVRLRWFDADEATSRRTTVAGVIAHLMSVDGLVAVALGLDDPMGEVPADAPTPAGRTEAYWRASHFPPTRSVRTPWREQSHDLVRTVSFTGGTSGKLEVDYGDFVLPLHDAMLDRAFECWVHAEDIAEAVDYPYEPPSPRHLNRMIDLAARVLPAVLAERRQKGLASPIHGRHLVSAGGPGRTLRLEIEGLGGGEWLIPLDSPAEVGSAEHEVAHVALDGVEFCQLAAGHVPPAEAAAGQLGDREAIRDVLFAAASLSRM, from the coding sequence CTGGACCCAGGCCGACCGGGCAACCCCGGCCCCGGTGGGACCGACGGCGAAGGCGACCCGACCCGTCCCGGCGCCGGAGGCGCGGGCAGTGCGGGCGACGGCGGACCCGACAACCCCGACGACCCCGCGGGCAACACCTCGCACGGCACCGGCCCCCAGCACCCACCCCGCATACCGCTCCCCCGCGCCTCCGTCGAGGACACCGGCCGTCCGCTGCCCGTGCTGGAGGAGCCGGCCCCCTCCGCTCCCCTCGTCCTGGAGCACCGTGTGCTGAAGGCGCTGCTCGGGGCGTGGGCGCTGGCCGCGTGTTCGGCGGAGGAGACGGCCGCCGTGGAGGACCACCTCGGCGTCTGCGGCGCCTGCGCCGACGAGGCACTGCGGCTGCGCGGGGCGGTGGGCCTGCTGCAGCGCCCGGAGAGCCTCGACCTGGACCCCGGCCTGCGCACCCGCGTCCTCGACAGCTGCCTCGACCGGCGCCCGCCGCGCATCCCGATGCCCGAGTGGGCCACGCCCTACGACGCCGAGACCGCCCGCCTCGACGCCCTGCTGCAGGACTTCGGCGACGCCGAGTGGCACGCGCCCGTGCGGCTGCGCTGGTTCGACGCCGACGAGGCGACGAGCCGCCGTACGACGGTCGCCGGGGTCATAGCCCACCTGATGTCGGTCGACGGCCTCGTCGCGGTCGCCCTGGGCCTGGACGATCCGATGGGCGAGGTCCCCGCGGACGCGCCCACGCCGGCCGGCCGCACCGAGGCGTACTGGCGCGCGTCGCACTTCCCGCCGACCCGCTCCGTCCGGACCCCCTGGCGCGAGCAGAGCCACGATCTCGTCCGCACGGTGTCGTTCACCGGCGGCACCTCCGGCAAACTCGAGGTGGACTACGGCGACTTCGTCCTCCCCCTCCACGACGCGATGCTGGACCGCGCCTTCGAGTGCTGGGTCCACGCGGAGGACATCGCGGAGGCCGTCGACTACCCCTACGAGCCGCCGTCCCCCCGCCACCTCAACCGCATGATCGACCTGGCGGCCCGCGTGCTGCCCGCAGTGCTGGCGGAACGGCGACAGAAGGGTCTGGCGTCACCGATCCATGGACGGCATCTCGTGAGCGCCGGAGGCCCTGGCCGCACTCTGCGTCTGGAGATCGAGGGCCTGGGTGGGGGCGAGTGGCTGATCCCCCTGGACTCCCCCGCGGAGGTGGGTTCGGCGGAGCACGAGGTCGCCCATGTGGCGCTGGACGGCGTGGAGTTCTGCCAGCTGGCCGCGGGCCATGTGCCGCCGGCGGAGGCTGCGGCGGGGCAGCTGGGTGATCGTGAGGCGATCAGGGACGTGCTGTTCGCGGCGGCGAGCTTGAGCCGGATGTAG
- the purU gene encoding formyltetrahydrofolate deformylase, with protein sequence MNEQSAPADQYVLTLSCPDKPGIVHAVSSYLFMTGCNIEDSQQFGDPDTGLFFMRVHFSAEAPVTVDKLRASFAAIGDSFHMDWQINRVEDRMRVVLMVSKFGHCLNDLLFRARIGALPVEIAAVVSNHTDFAELVGSYNIPFHHIPVTRENKAEAEARLLELVREQDVELVVLARYMQVLSDDLCKQLSGKIINIHHSFLPSFKGAKPYHQAHARGVKLIGATAHYVTADLDEGPIIEQEVERVGHGVTPDQLVAIGRDVECQALARAVKWHAERRILLNGRRTVVFA encoded by the coding sequence ATGAACGAGCAGTCCGCCCCCGCCGACCAGTACGTCCTGACCCTGTCCTGCCCCGACAAGCCGGGCATCGTGCACGCCGTGTCGAGCTACCTCTTCATGACCGGCTGCAACATCGAGGACAGCCAGCAGTTCGGCGACCCCGACACGGGTCTGTTCTTCATGCGCGTCCACTTCTCGGCGGAGGCGCCGGTGACGGTGGACAAGCTGCGGGCGTCGTTCGCCGCGATCGGTGACTCCTTCCACATGGACTGGCAGATCAACCGGGTCGAGGACCGGATGCGGGTCGTGCTGATGGTCAGCAAGTTCGGGCACTGCCTGAACGACCTGCTCTTCCGCGCGCGCATAGGTGCGCTGCCGGTGGAGATCGCCGCGGTGGTGTCCAACCACACCGACTTCGCCGAGCTCGTAGGGTCGTACAACATTCCCTTCCACCACATTCCGGTGACGCGGGAGAACAAGGCCGAAGCGGAGGCGCGGCTGCTGGAGCTGGTGCGCGAGCAGGACGTCGAGCTCGTCGTGCTCGCCCGGTACATGCAGGTGCTGTCCGACGATCTGTGCAAGCAGCTCAGCGGCAAGATCATCAACATCCACCACTCGTTCCTGCCGAGCTTCAAGGGTGCGAAGCCGTATCACCAGGCTCATGCGCGGGGCGTCAAGCTGATCGGGGCGACGGCGCACTATGTGACCGCGGATCTCGATGAGGGGCCGATCATCGAGCAGGAGGTCGAGCGGGTGGGGCATGGCGTGACGCCGGACCAGCTCGTGGCGATCGGGCGGGATGTGGAGTGCCAGGCGCTGGCCCGGGCCGTGAAGTGGCATGCCGAGCGCAGGATCCTGCTGAACGGGCGGCGGACGGTCGTGTTCGCCTAG